One window of the Wolbachia endosymbiont of Encarsia formosa genome contains the following:
- the carB gene encoding carbamoyl-phosphate synthase large subunit has product MPKRTDIESILVIGAGPIVIGQACEFDYSGTQSCKVLKSEGYKVILVNSNPATIMTDPEFSDATYIEPVLPEIIEKIIIKERPDAILPTMGGQTALNCAIKLADDGVLDKYNVELIGVNREAIKKAEDRELFRQSMDKIGLKYPKSIIIKNQEQIKKALDYIGLPAIIRSSFTLGGAGSGIAYNKEEFFNIAESALKISPINEVQIDESIMGWKEYEMEVIRDCKDNCIIVCSIENVDPMGVHTGDSITVSPALTLRDAEYQQMRNASIAVLREIDVSAGGANVQFAVNPKEDGSLVVIEMNPRVSRSSALASKATGYPIAKVVTKLAIGYSLDEIRNDCAPVIPAAFEPAIDYIVTKIPRFEFEKFKGTNCELSTSMKSVGEVMSIGRTFNESLQKAFRSLETDLTGLDEVFPENTDIDQIRSQLAKLLPNRLLIAADAMRHGISIEEINSITGYDLWFLQNIQQIIFAEQKIKENGLPGTAYEMLELKKMGFSDARLAKLSNKKVEQIEAIRKKFGINPVYKHVDTCAAEFESSTAYMYGCYEGDVENKTECEANISDRKKVVILGSGPNRIGQGIEFDYACVHAVSAAKKMGYETIMINCNPETVSTDYDTADRLYFAPLIAEDVLEILSKEQENGTLVGVIVQIGGQTPLKLAKVLNERGFKILGTSFDSIDLAEDRMRFKNLALQLNLKQPENSICHSVEEALTNAEKVGFPLVVRPSYVLGGQSMSIRHDTQSFKEYVLNQTKIFEHGSLLLDKFLVNAVEVDVDAVCDGKKVFIAAVMEHIEEAGIHSGDSTCSIPTNTLSDEVIKEIELQTERIALALKVKGLINIQFAVQESDVYILEVNLRASRTVPFISKVINIPVAKLASQVILGKNLNQENKPFNHFAVKSAVFPFTRFAGVDTLLGPEMKSTGEVMGIDLSFEAALAKVHMAAGYKLPTEGAALVSVKDDDKECILPVARMLKELSFEIYATKGTASYLNNNGIAAKAVNKVREGRPHIVDMLKDGKINLVINTSKGVKSVSDSKDIRRTAILQNIAYSTTASGSKALALAIQYVKNSKLEVKSLQQIQNV; this is encoded by the coding sequence ATGCCAAAACGCACAGATATAGAATCTATATTAGTAATAGGAGCAGGCCCAATAGTTATAGGTCAGGCATGCGAGTTTGATTATTCTGGAACGCAAAGCTGTAAAGTATTAAAAAGTGAAGGTTATAAAGTCATTTTAGTTAACTCCAACCCCGCAACTATAATGACAGATCCTGAATTCTCTGATGCAACTTATATTGAGCCGGTGCTACCTGAAATCATAGAGAAAATTATAATTAAGGAGAGGCCAGACGCAATATTACCAACAATGGGAGGGCAAACAGCACTTAATTGTGCAATAAAACTTGCAGATGATGGAGTGTTAGACAAATACAACGTAGAATTAATAGGAGTAAATAGAGAAGCAATAAAAAAAGCGGAAGATAGAGAATTATTTCGCCAATCCATGGATAAAATAGGTCTAAAATACCCCAAAAGTATCATTATAAAAAATCAAGAACAAATAAAAAAGGCTTTGGATTACATTGGATTACCAGCTATCATCCGTTCATCATTCACTCTTGGTGGCGCAGGTAGCGGCATAGCATACAATAAAGAGGAGTTTTTCAATATTGCAGAAAGTGCTCTCAAAATTTCACCAATAAATGAAGTTCAGATAGATGAATCAATTATGGGCTGGAAGGAATATGAAATGGAAGTTATCCGTGACTGCAAGGATAACTGTATAATAGTGTGTTCAATAGAAAATGTTGATCCAATGGGAGTGCACACCGGAGATAGTATCACAGTTTCTCCTGCTTTGACTCTGCGTGATGCTGAATATCAACAAATGAGAAATGCATCTATAGCAGTGCTGAGGGAAATTGATGTTAGCGCCGGTGGTGCAAATGTGCAGTTTGCAGTGAATCCTAAAGAAGATGGAAGCCTCGTTGTGATTGAAATGAATCCAAGGGTTTCTCGCTCTTCTGCACTTGCTTCAAAAGCAACAGGTTATCCTATTGCAAAAGTTGTAACTAAACTTGCTATCGGCTATTCACTCGATGAGATACGTAATGATTGCGCTCCAGTTATACCTGCTGCATTTGAACCAGCGATTGATTACATCGTCACTAAAATTCCTCGATTTGAGTTTGAGAAATTTAAGGGGACGAATTGTGAACTATCAACTTCCATGAAATCAGTGGGGGAAGTAATGTCGATCGGCCGCACTTTTAATGAGTCACTGCAGAAAGCTTTTCGTTCACTTGAAACTGATCTTACAGGACTTGATGAAGTATTTCCTGAAAATACTGATATTGATCAAATCAGATCTCAATTAGCAAAATTGCTGCCAAACAGATTACTGATTGCTGCTGACGCAATGCGCCACGGAATTAGCATAGAAGAAATAAATTCGATTACAGGATATGACTTATGGTTTTTGCAGAATATACAGCAAATTATATTCGCTGAACAAAAAATCAAGGAAAATGGCCTTCCTGGAACTGCATATGAAATGTTAGAGCTGAAAAAAATGGGATTTTCAGATGCAAGATTGGCAAAATTAAGCAATAAGAAAGTAGAGCAGATTGAAGCAATAAGAAAAAAATTTGGCATTAATCCAGTTTATAAACACGTAGATACCTGTGCAGCTGAATTTGAATCGAGCACTGCTTATATGTATGGCTGTTATGAAGGTGATGTTGAAAATAAAACGGAATGTGAGGCTAATATTTCGGATCGAAAAAAAGTTGTCATTTTAGGAAGTGGTCCAAACCGCATTGGTCAGGGTATTGAGTTCGATTATGCTTGCGTACACGCAGTTTCTGCTGCCAAAAAAATGGGGTATGAAACAATAATGATTAACTGTAATCCCGAAACCGTTTCAACTGATTATGATACCGCTGATCGTTTATATTTTGCCCCACTGATTGCAGAGGATGTGCTTGAAATACTAAGCAAAGAGCAAGAAAATGGCACACTGGTTGGTGTAATAGTTCAAATCGGCGGGCAAACGCCTTTAAAGTTAGCCAAAGTGCTTAACGAGAGAGGTTTCAAAATTCTGGGAACTTCGTTTGATTCTATTGACCTTGCAGAAGATCGCATGAGATTTAAAAATCTTGCTTTGCAACTTAATTTAAAACAACCTGAAAATTCTATCTGCCATTCAGTAGAAGAAGCGTTAACCAACGCAGAAAAGGTGGGGTTTCCACTAGTAGTCAGGCCATCATATGTCCTCGGCGGTCAGTCTATGTCGATTAGACATGATACTCAGAGCTTTAAAGAGTATGTCTTGAATCAAACCAAAATTTTTGAACACGGATCGCTGCTTCTTGATAAATTTTTAGTCAATGCAGTTGAGGTTGACGTTGATGCTGTATGTGATGGGAAAAAAGTTTTCATTGCAGCAGTCATGGAGCACATTGAAGAAGCTGGTATCCACTCTGGCGATTCAACATGCTCAATACCGACAAATACATTGAGTGACGAAGTAATAAAAGAGATCGAGCTCCAAACTGAAAGAATAGCATTAGCATTAAAAGTGAAAGGTCTGATAAACATTCAGTTTGCTGTTCAAGAGAGTGATGTATACATACTTGAAGTGAATTTAAGGGCTAGCCGTACAGTTCCTTTCATTTCCAAGGTAATCAACATTCCTGTTGCAAAGCTTGCCTCTCAGGTTATTTTGGGTAAAAATTTGAATCAGGAAAACAAGCCTTTCAATCATTTTGCAGTTAAATCTGCTGTTTTTCCATTTACCCGCTTTGCAGGAGTTGATACTTTACTTGGTCCTGAAATGAAATCAACAGGAGAAGTGATGGGAATTGACTTATCTTTCGAAGCTGCACTTGCAAAAGTGCACATGGCTGCAGGATACAAGTTACCAACAGAAGGAGCAGCTCTGGTTTCAGTAAAAGATGATGATAAAGAGTGTATATTGCCTGTTGCACGAATGTTGAAAGAACTGAGTTTTGAAATATATGCCACCAAAGGCACAGCTTCGTATCTGAACAATAACGGCATTGCTGCAAAAGCTGTAAATAAAGTGAGAGAAGGCAGACCCCACATAGTTGATATGCTCAAAGATGGAAAAATAAATCTAGTGATCAATACCTCAAAAGGTGTAAAGTCAGTCTCAGACAGCAAAGATATTCGCAGAACTGCTATTTTGCAAAATATAGCTTATAGCACCACAGCTTCTGGAAGTAAAGCGTTAGCGCTTGCAATTCAATATGTAAAGAATAGCAAATTGGAAGTGAAATCATTACAGCAGATACAAAACGTTTAA
- a CDS encoding SDR family oxidoreductase codes for MNLAKEKEMGNLEGKIALITGASDEIGSSVAKKFVKEGASVILISRSLDNLKSLYNEIEELREDSVKLIQLDLLDFESVKVLPNMIESLKLSESGTLDILIACTEILGKLSSVHDCELEDLQNVMNTNFTASWYLLKNLGPILKKSNAGRAIFMTSEITLSPSSYPYWVAYAASKAALEAMVKIYASETKHTNLCINAVYSEGPIDSEMYKQAFSGKDISELVPPDKLTDKFVELASEDCSISGQILPLSKSPE; via the coding sequence ATGAATCTTGCTAAGGAGAAAGAAATGGGTAACTTAGAAGGTAAAATAGCTTTAATTACCGGGGCTTCAGATGAAATAGGCTCTTCTGTCGCAAAAAAATTTGTAAAAGAAGGTGCATCTGTGATTCTGATTTCCAGATCTCTTGATAATCTTAAGTCACTATACAACGAAATTGAAGAGCTTAGAGAAGACTCTGTAAAACTAATTCAACTTGATCTTTTGGATTTTGAGAGCGTAAAAGTACTGCCAAACATGATAGAAAGCCTGAAATTATCAGAATCTGGAACACTTGATATACTGATTGCATGCACTGAAATTTTAGGTAAGTTGAGCTCTGTTCATGATTGTGAGCTTGAAGATCTACAGAACGTAATGAATACAAATTTTACTGCCAGTTGGTACTTGCTAAAAAATTTGGGTCCAATACTAAAAAAGTCTAATGCTGGAAGAGCGATATTCATGACCTCAGAGATAACACTTTCTCCTTCCTCTTATCCATATTGGGTAGCATATGCTGCAAGTAAGGCTGCACTAGAAGCAATGGTGAAGATATATGCATCTGAGACAAAACATACGAACTTATGCATAAATGCCGTGTATTCGGAAGGGCCTATCGATAGTGAAATGTATAAGCAAGCATTTTCGGGAAAAGATATATCTGAATTGGTGCCACCTGATAAACTGACAGACAAATTTGTAGAACTTGCTTCTGAAGATTGTAGCATATCAGGACAAATCTTACCACTTAGCAAATCTCCCGAGTAA
- a CDS encoding YihY/virulence factor BrkB family protein: MLQKFYSIVYCLYRALIDTIYNDGVEHAGYLSFLILLSIFPFLIVLIAVASTFANFLDQYNVGWAFIIDNMPQDILSSLMPRIREIISGPPQSLLTLAIVGAVWTASSTIEGFRTILNKAYKIPVSPPYILRRVLSILQFLVITLIITLTIVFSTLVPMLIDFSYQGLSYTRYLLIEFVLFTIVSWLYFTLPNIKQNLSDVFPGSCVAVILWTISASAFKQYLKASFDQLNLIYGSLGGVVVSLLFFYVLSLIFIYGAKFNFQLKYFNESC; this comes from the coding sequence GTGCTACAGAAATTTTATAGCATCGTTTATTGCCTTTATCGTGCTTTGATTGACACAATTTACAATGATGGAGTGGAGCACGCAGGGTATCTATCATTTTTAATTCTGTTATCAATATTTCCTTTTCTTATTGTTTTAATAGCCGTGGCATCAACATTCGCAAATTTCTTAGATCAATACAATGTCGGCTGGGCATTTATTATTGATAACATGCCACAGGATATTTTATCATCTTTAATGCCGCGTATTAGGGAGATAATATCAGGCCCTCCGCAAAGCTTATTAACCTTGGCAATTGTAGGCGCTGTTTGGACTGCCTCATCGACAATTGAAGGATTTAGAACAATACTCAATAAGGCCTATAAAATTCCAGTTTCGCCACCTTATATCTTGAGAAGAGTGCTCAGTATATTACAATTTTTAGTGATCACACTCATTATAACTCTAACTATAGTGTTCTCTACATTAGTGCCAATGCTAATTGATTTTTCTTACCAAGGGCTAAGTTATACTAGATATTTACTTATTGAGTTTGTGCTTTTTACTATAGTATCTTGGCTATATTTTACATTGCCAAACATAAAACAAAACTTATCAGACGTATTTCCCGGATCTTGTGTGGCTGTTATTCTTTGGACGATCTCTGCTTCAGCTTTCAAACAATATTTAAAAGCTTCCTTTGACCAACTGAATTTGATATATGGAAGTTTAGGTGGTGTGGTAGTATCGTTACTATTTTTTTATGTGCTAAGTTTGATTTTTATATATGGAGCAAAATTTAATTTTCAGCTAAAATATTTCAATGAATCTTGCTAA
- a CDS encoding TrbC/VirB2 family protein — protein MKNFLLLVALILSFAFDVHADETSAVICKIVDYAQGIGGPMITVVIIGAALLAIFGRMPWPALFALGAFTAVFFGAPKIVNVIAPNIAGTCINCASDQEMYGNQCVPKCTGDTRRNTVGACV, from the coding sequence ATGAAAAACTTTCTTCTACTTGTAGCTTTAATTCTTTCCTTTGCGTTTGATGTACATGCTGATGAAACATCAGCAGTGATATGTAAAATAGTAGACTATGCTCAAGGTATAGGTGGGCCAATGATCACAGTAGTGATAATAGGTGCAGCATTGCTTGCAATATTTGGCAGGATGCCGTGGCCAGCACTCTTTGCACTCGGTGCATTCACTGCTGTGTTTTTTGGTGCACCCAAAATTGTAAACGTGATAGCACCAAATATTGCAGGAACTTGTATAAATTGTGCTAGTGATCAGGAAATGTACGGTAATCAATGTGTTCCGAAGTGTACTGGAGATACACGACGTAATACAGTAGGAGCATGTGTTTAG
- the ruvB gene encoding Holliday junction branch migration DNA helicase RuvB, whose protein sequence is MKSISCSKEYSEDVRNLNIRPEQLDDFFGQKDLIQNLKVFINAAQTRAEALDHVLLYGPPGLGKTTLAQIVSKELRVSFRATSGPLLSKAGDLAAVLTTLNAKDVLFIDEIHRLNRSIEEVLYTAMEDFCLDILVGEGPSTRTLRIDLPPFTLIGATTRLGLLSAPLRDRFGIPLHLEFYSFEELVDIIKRGARVLCAEIEKDAVQEIAYRARGTPRIALRLLRRIRDFVEVKDDKKITCEIAGSALSKLGIDKMGLNKLDMDYLRFLFNTSGPIGIDTISIALSEDLGNIEETVEPYLIKVSFVKRTPRGRVLTDRAKEYLSINSVVC, encoded by the coding sequence ATGAAGTCAATATCATGTAGTAAGGAATACTCTGAAGATGTACGTAATTTAAATATCAGGCCTGAGCAACTTGATGATTTTTTCGGGCAAAAAGATTTAATACAAAATTTAAAAGTGTTTATAAATGCTGCACAGACGAGAGCTGAAGCTTTGGATCACGTATTACTCTATGGTCCTCCAGGGCTTGGTAAAACAACTTTAGCACAAATTGTCTCTAAGGAGTTAAGGGTTAGCTTTCGTGCAACTTCTGGTCCATTGCTTAGTAAAGCTGGGGACTTAGCTGCAGTGCTCACTACTTTAAATGCAAAGGATGTTCTATTTATCGATGAGATCCATAGATTAAATCGTAGCATTGAGGAAGTTTTATATACTGCTATGGAAGATTTTTGCCTAGATATACTAGTAGGTGAGGGCCCATCTACTAGAACTTTAAGAATAGATTTACCACCATTTACACTGATTGGAGCAACAACACGGCTTGGACTGCTTTCTGCACCGCTGAGGGATCGTTTTGGTATTCCCCTACATCTTGAGTTTTATTCTTTTGAGGAACTGGTTGATATTATAAAAAGAGGTGCAAGAGTTCTTTGTGCTGAAATCGAAAAGGATGCTGTGCAGGAAATTGCCTACCGCGCCCGTGGTACTCCAAGAATTGCTTTGAGATTACTCAGAAGAATAAGAGATTTTGTTGAAGTAAAAGATGATAAAAAAATTACCTGTGAAATTGCCGGTTCTGCACTATCAAAATTGGGTATAGATAAAATGGGACTAAATAAATTAGATATGGATTATCTGAGATTTTTGTTTAACACCTCAGGACCTATTGGAATTGACACTATATCTATTGCGCTATCTGAAGATCTTGGCAATATTGAAGAAACAGTAGAACCTTATTTAATCAAGGTCAGTTTCGTAAAGCGCACACCAAGAGGACGTGTTTTAACTGATCGAGCAAAGGAATATCTCAGCATCAATTCAGTGGTATGCTAG
- the ruvA gene encoding Holliday junction branch migration protein RuvA, whose product MIGNLSGIVDEVCSDHIILNVNDVGYIVYLSAKILSACSIGSRVKLLIDTYANSRENVAQLYGFISKEEQQCLRLLVKVSGVSYRTAMSILSKLTPEQLFLAIINEDKLALKVSGLGLKLINRIITELNGKVSKLEINNNNFHSISEDALSALINLGYERTKAYDTIKKIEDESPNLDTKDIIRMALKTI is encoded by the coding sequence ATGATAGGAAATCTAAGCGGAATAGTTGATGAAGTGTGCAGCGATCACATAATCCTGAATGTGAATGATGTTGGCTATATAGTGTATCTTTCAGCCAAAATTTTAAGTGCTTGTTCAATCGGAAGTAGAGTAAAATTACTTATCGACACTTATGCAAATAGCAGAGAAAACGTTGCTCAGCTATATGGCTTTATAAGTAAAGAAGAACAGCAGTGTCTGCGTTTATTAGTTAAAGTGAGCGGTGTCAGCTATAGAACCGCAATGTCAATTTTGAGCAAATTAACTCCAGAGCAACTATTTTTGGCAATTATAAATGAGGATAAACTAGCACTTAAGGTGAGTGGACTTGGCCTGAAACTCATAAATCGAATTATTACTGAGCTGAATGGCAAAGTAAGTAAATTAGAGATAAATAACAATAATTTTCACTCAATTAGTGAAGATGCTCTTTCAGCCTTGATCAATCTTGGATATGAAAGAACAAAAGCTTATGATACAATAAAAAAAATAGAAGATGAATCACCAAACTTGGACACTAAAGATATTATTCGTATGGCGCTTAAAACAATATGA
- a CDS encoding cytochrome c family protein encodes MELNKIAASILLSGLIIMIVSNVVDTLYNPEDYKIEHQTIVAASNEPQQKIEQVALDIGELMQNASFEKGKSAAKKCIACHSFEKGGMNKVGPNLWNVVGNKKAHLGSSFNYSKALLEKGGKWGYEELFTFLKNPKAYIKGTRMAFAGISNPQEIADLVSYLRSMSDSPVALPK; translated from the coding sequence ATGGAGCTTAATAAGATTGCAGCATCGATTTTACTTTCTGGATTAATAATTATGATAGTTAGTAATGTAGTTGATACGCTCTATAACCCAGAGGATTATAAAATTGAACACCAAACAATAGTAGCAGCCAGCAATGAGCCTCAGCAAAAGATTGAACAAGTGGCACTTGATATTGGGGAGCTCATGCAAAATGCTAGCTTTGAAAAGGGGAAGTCAGCAGCAAAAAAATGTATAGCTTGCCACAGTTTTGAGAAAGGTGGAATGAATAAAGTAGGACCAAATTTGTGGAACGTAGTTGGAAATAAAAAGGCACATCTTGGCAGTTCGTTCAATTACTCAAAAGCACTGCTTGAAAAAGGTGGAAAATGGGGATATGAAGAATTATTTACTTTTTTAAAAAATCCAAAAGCCTATATAAAAGGTACACGTATGGCATTTGCAGGCATTTCCAATCCACAAGAAATTGCAGATCTAGTCAGCTATTTGCGTTCGATGAGCGATAGTCCGGTTGCCTTGCCAAAGTAG
- a CDS encoding alpha/beta hydrolase has translation MNYCKLLDGSNGHIAYRKLQGKKASIVFLSGFASNMDGTKATAIYKFCQENDVALVLFDYFGHGNSSGDFADYTISDWQKNCAKVISELTSSKQIIIGSSMGGWLMLLTALQFPEKTAALIGISSAPDFTEDLIFKQLSDKQKEELCSKGVIDFTSGHCAYKITKNLIEDGRKNLLLNQETIDINCPVRLLHSINDKDVPYQTSLNLAEKIKSTDVEVHLIKSAEHNMSDNHSLKILFKTIREFLSGEIYN, from the coding sequence ATGAATTATTGTAAATTACTTGATGGAAGTAATGGCCATATAGCATATCGAAAGCTACAAGGAAAGAAGGCTTCTATAGTTTTTCTTAGTGGTTTTGCATCCAATATGGATGGAACTAAAGCAACTGCTATTTACAAATTTTGCCAAGAAAATGACGTAGCACTTGTGCTCTTTGATTATTTTGGTCACGGTAATTCAAGCGGTGACTTCGCTGATTATACAATAAGTGATTGGCAAAAAAATTGTGCTAAAGTGATAAGCGAATTAACTAGCAGCAAACAAATAATTATAGGCTCAAGTATGGGTGGATGGCTGATGCTGCTCACTGCCCTTCAATTTCCAGAAAAAACTGCAGCGCTAATTGGTATATCGTCTGCTCCTGACTTCACTGAAGATTTAATATTTAAGCAATTATCAGATAAGCAAAAAGAAGAGCTGTGTTCTAAAGGTGTAATAGATTTTACTTCAGGGCACTGCGCGTACAAAATAACTAAAAATTTGATCGAGGATGGCAGAAAGAATCTCCTTTTAAATCAAGAAACAATAGATATAAACTGTCCTGTGCGCTTATTGCATAGCATTAATGATAAAGATGTTCCTTATCAAACTTCATTGAATTTAGCTGAAAAAATTAAGTCAACAGACGTTGAAGTACACTTAATAAAATCAGCAGAGCACAATATGTCTGATAATCATTCACTGAAAATTTTATTTAAGACCATCAGAGAATTTTTGTCAGGAGAAATATATAATTGA
- a CDS encoding ATP-dependent helicase: protein MNDYLSLLNPEQQLAVTNVNGPTLILAGAGTGKTRTITSRIAHIIRNGYAYSDEILAVTFTNKAANEMVSRVLDLTGTKIPWLGTFHAIAAKILRLHAEIVGLNPNFTIIGVDDQLQVIKNIIDEINPDYLSEKCKTIMNIIQQWKEKCLLPSEVEDIQSFRPVYVTALKVYYQYQERLKFLNSVDFGDLLLYNIQLFNKKTEVLSYYQNKFKYIMVDEYQDTNAIQYLWLKYLAKEHSNICCVGDDDQSIYSWRGAEVENILKFSDDFKNAKIVKLECNYRSTSHILATASYIINHNKTRLEKKLWTTNIEGEKVSLIKLWDGKAEARFISEQILKLNKYKFSYIAVLVRATFQTRVLEEYFIKYSIPYRIISGVKFYERQEVRDIIAYLRLVTNNNDDLAFERIVNRPKRSIGATTLKKIYTTAQDNKISFFQAAKILVNSDQVTERIKLSLNDFLNTIKAWEEIVSVKPLHEFVKIVANQSGYMEMLENEGVTGLARIENVKELIASLKNFDSAITFLEHISLVMEVDNMNSDDNVYVMTLHAAKGLEFPCVFLPGWEEGLFPHQRSFEDKSGKALEEERRLAYVGITRAKERLVISCADRREINNQWQPMRTSRFIKELPRENVEVIKNSAYC, encoded by the coding sequence ATGAACGATTATCTCTCACTGCTAAATCCAGAGCAACAATTAGCTGTAACTAACGTAAATGGACCAACTTTGATACTAGCAGGAGCAGGAACAGGAAAAACAAGAACGATCACTTCAAGGATAGCGCACATAATTCGAAATGGCTATGCTTACTCTGATGAGATCTTAGCAGTTACATTTACAAATAAAGCAGCAAATGAGATGGTATCAAGAGTGCTTGATCTAACGGGCACAAAAATACCATGGCTTGGCACTTTCCATGCAATTGCAGCAAAAATTTTGCGCCTGCACGCAGAAATTGTGGGCTTAAACCCCAATTTTACAATCATTGGTGTGGATGACCAATTACAGGTAATAAAAAATATTATCGATGAAATAAATCCTGATTACCTATCGGAAAAATGTAAGACCATTATGAATATTATTCAGCAATGGAAAGAGAAGTGCTTATTGCCATCTGAAGTGGAAGATATTCAATCATTTAGGCCAGTATATGTAACTGCACTCAAGGTCTATTACCAGTATCAGGAAAGGTTAAAATTCCTTAACTCTGTTGATTTTGGTGACTTATTGTTATATAACATACAACTTTTTAATAAAAAGACCGAGGTTCTGTCCTACTACCAAAACAAGTTTAAATATATTATGGTAGATGAATATCAAGATACAAATGCAATACAATATCTTTGGCTAAAATACCTTGCAAAAGAGCACTCAAATATTTGTTGTGTAGGAGATGATGATCAATCGATATACAGTTGGCGTGGTGCAGAAGTTGAAAATATTTTGAAGTTTTCTGATGATTTTAAAAATGCAAAAATCGTAAAATTAGAATGTAACTACAGGTCAACATCACATATACTTGCAACTGCATCATATATTATCAATCACAATAAGACTCGATTAGAGAAAAAGTTGTGGACAACAAATATTGAAGGAGAAAAGGTAAGTCTAATAAAATTGTGGGACGGAAAAGCTGAAGCAAGGTTTATAAGCGAACAGATATTAAAGCTCAATAAATACAAATTTAGTTACATTGCAGTGCTGGTTAGGGCCACTTTTCAAACTAGAGTTCTCGAAGAGTATTTTATAAAATACTCAATTCCCTATAGGATTATAAGTGGCGTAAAATTCTACGAACGTCAAGAAGTAAGGGATATAATTGCATATTTAAGGCTTGTTACAAATAATAATGATGACCTCGCTTTTGAAAGGATCGTAAATCGTCCCAAAAGAAGCATAGGAGCTACAACTCTAAAGAAAATATACACGACTGCTCAGGATAACAAAATTTCTTTTTTTCAGGCAGCAAAAATATTGGTTAATAGTGATCAAGTAACCGAAAGAATTAAACTCTCACTAAATGATTTTTTAAATACAATTAAAGCTTGGGAAGAAATAGTAAGCGTAAAACCGCTGCATGAATTCGTTAAAATCGTAGCAAATCAATCAGGATATATGGAAATGCTTGAGAATGAAGGAGTGACGGGTTTAGCGCGAATAGAAAATGTTAAAGAGCTCATTGCATCTTTGAAGAATTTTGACAGCGCTATAACCTTCTTGGAGCACATTAGTTTGGTGATGGAAGTGGATAATATGAATAGCGATGACAATGTATATGTTATGACTCTTCATGCGGCTAAAGGGCTTGAATTCCCGTGCGTGTTTTTACCTGGTTGGGAAGAAGGATTATTTCCTCATCAAAGATCTTTTGAAGATAAAAGTGGTAAAGCTTTGGAAGAAGAGAGAAGACTTGCATATGTTGGCATAACCAGAGCCAAAGAAAGGTTAGTCATTTCATGTGCAGATAGGAGGGAGATTAATAATCAGTGGCAACCAATGCGCACTTCTCGATTTATTAAAGAACTGCCAAGAGAAAATGTTGAGGTGATCAAGAATAGCGCCTACTGTTGA
- a CDS encoding NADH-quinone oxidoreductase subunit J, with amino-acid sequence MPFFFYFFAILSILSAICVISVRNPVNAVLFLIFTFVNSAVLFILLGAEFIAMMVLIVYIGAVAVLFLFVVMMLDIDYIRLRQGFVKHFTLGAILCVVFFLVISFVILSSAPNISNVINYNTNNVKAIGNLLYTDYMYAFHLSGILLLVAIVGAIALTLQDKKKGVKKQNVLKQLTQSSSVKLVKAKFGKGVEWK; translated from the coding sequence ATGCCTTTTTTCTTTTATTTTTTCGCAATTCTTAGCATTTTATCTGCTATTTGTGTAATTAGTGTAAGAAATCCTGTGAATGCAGTATTATTTTTAATTTTCACCTTCGTTAACTCTGCAGTGCTTTTCATTCTCCTTGGAGCTGAATTCATTGCTATGATGGTACTGATAGTATACATCGGTGCGGTCGCAGTGTTATTCCTCTTTGTAGTTATGATGCTCGATATTGACTACATAAGGTTGCGCCAGGGTTTTGTAAAGCATTTCACTCTTGGTGCTATATTATGTGTTGTGTTTTTTCTAGTCATCAGCTTTGTAATCCTCAGCTCAGCACCAAATATAAGCAATGTTATAAACTATAATACTAATAACGTGAAAGCTATCGGTAATTTGCTCTACACTGACTACATGTACGCTTTTCATCTCTCTGGTATTCTGCTGCTTGTTGCAATTGTTGGTGCAATTGCTCTTACTTTGCAGGACAAGAAAAAAGGAGTTAAAAAACAGAATGTATTAAAGCAATTGACACAATCTTCATCTGTAAAATTGGTTAAGGCTAAATTTGGAAAAGGAGTAGAATGGAAATAG